A region of the Sardina pilchardus chromosome 3, fSarPil1.1, whole genome shotgun sequence genome:
agacgcctggattcaaaccttcgccatttcaatatacttttgaaatttaaaaatctggtcgcaatttctcttgggcaacccctcaagatcattttagtgctgaaatgacatagtttcgataaaccgtctaggagaagtatttcaaaatacatgatgtgcaaaaatcagaaaatctcacataattcaaattcttttaatattcactatatagtttaaatgtaaaacttgttcagaataatacaacacacatgtccaccaaatatGGTTNNNNNNNNNNNNNNNNNNNNNNNNNNNNNNNNNNNNNNNNNNNNNNNNNNNNNNNNNNNNNNNNNNNNNNNNNNNNNNNNNNNNNNNNNNNNNNNNNNNNNNNNNNNNNNNNNNNNNNNNNNNNNNNNNNNNNNNNNNNNNNNNNNNNNNNNNNNNNNNNNNNNNNNNNNNNNNNNNNNNNNNNNNNNNNNNNNNNNNNNATTCCAAATGCCTGTGATCATCCTCGGTTTGGGAGGAAAATCTAGGTGATCTTatctttaaacaaaacaaaaaaagtgaaaagcAATGCATTTTGTGAGCTGTGtcgcaatttttttttttttatcagtagtTAAAAGTTCTGTCAGGTCACTGAGCAGTTCTATGTGATCAGGCATGAGGGAGCCCCCGGTGAATTGATCCATAATGCTATTGCTAAGCAGAACTCAATGTCCAGCATCATTGAGAGACCCTTCAGCATGCTTGGGTTTTTGCACTGACAAATGGTTAATGGTGCCCATTCAATAGCAAAGATTAGCTCTTTAGCTCTTTGCATAGGACATGGATTAATTTTATTTCTAACTAAACTTTACTCTGCGGCCCACGTTAGTTGGCTGAGTGAGCTCGAGGAGGCCGCTGCAGTGTATTTGTCAAGATAAGTCCATTTAATCCGCCACCCATTTTTCAGTGCTGGTCAATACAGTGGCCTGACAGCAGTCATGATTCATCTGTCGCTAGCAGTGAGGGCTCTGGGGCTGGAAAGACATTGTTTGATCGGATCAGCAAGCTAGGGCTCTGTGcgagtgtgcgcacacactcacactctcacacacacatacacacacgcacgcacgcacgcacgcacgcacgcacgcacgcacgcacgcacgcacgcacgcacgcacgcacgcacgcacgcacgcacgcacgcacgcacgcacgcacgcacgcacgcaccgcacgcacacacacacacacacacacacacacacacacacacacacacacacacacacacacacacacacacacacacacacacacgcacgcacgcactcacacacacacacgcacgcactcacacacgcacgcatgcacgcacacactcacacacacacacacacacacacacaaacacaggagaaCTCATTAATCATTattgcacacaaatacacgacATAGACACAGAacttcccacccacacacacaaacactcgcgtgcacacactctcagaaatggaagtaccagtgtgtacctaaaacggtacaaatgcttgtcgctggggcagtacccttttGAAGTACAATAATGTACCCCTAATGCAGGTACCGTTTGGTACCCTAGCCATTTGTACCCATCAAGGTACACTTGTGTACCTGCAATGACCGAAATGTACCTGTGTATATCATTACAGCATAGCAGCCTTAAAAGGTACTAATCTGTACTTTAAGGGTACAACCCCAGTGAAAATTTAAGGTGGTATaattgaaatgtattcacacaaccagtaagtaaattaaaatgtttattctgagagaaaaatcactttgtgatattacacacaatactccacatgaatacaggtacataaaagttaacacattcatatcaaaacatcaaagtatcttacattaatcaatatgcatattaacgtaaaacatgttgtaactctttatgtaagtgtaaatataaaacagtttgatctccaatattttgcttccacattgtgtttatatgcagagggaaaaaaatgattaaCTTGCACCATAGGTGAtcaacattaataaccttgaTCTATATTATACCAATATTTGAGTTAAccacttcacacaaaaaaaccttgcATGCTTTTAAGTTCATGTTAATACTAacatatgagatgaaaatgtagtATCTGCTTACCGTCACCAttacaaatgcattaaaatgttacAAGAGAAAAGCTCCCAGCACTATCGCATCTTGTGCTTGTCACTTAAGGTTTTTACAAAACTAACATTGTCCTTGCAGTAACTTTGCAGTTGCTATAATCTTAGAATTCTCATGTTTGGATTCACAGTGCATACACTAATTGAGTAAAAGATACGCGTCTTGAAGTGTGATACAATGAGTCACAATGACATCATTGAGTAGTATCTCAGAAAACAATGTGAAAGCCTAAGCAAATATTAGCAAGCCtataaacatatacaatataaacacactccaatCCTTCCATTTGGGTAGAATGAGGCGTGCCATTAAAAAGCCAAGAGTCTCAAAAGGCACTAAAGTTCAATATCAAAAACTGGCAGAAATCCAACAAATTCTTCAGGAGGACTTCGACTGGAACCTTACTTGATCTACAGGACGTTGACATATTTTCAAGCAGTGGTATCACCAATGACAGCAGGGTTGTACGTCTGTTGaaagcaaaatgtaaacacaaacctcagaattagatattttcaaccacacaaataaatagcctcagacagattgtgtaaaatacacatgtatgcaactacagtatgtcaatccaCTCACCTGGCATAGATCATTGCTAAGTCATTGCAAGTTCCGTCTGACTCTCCCAAAACTTCTCCATACATCCTTTTCACCTTATATTCATAAAGCTGCCCGCTCCGCTATGcgtttgagagagaaatggcatatgcaatacattaatataaatttaaaaaaaatgacacaatgaaacagcaCAAGATGACCCTAAGCAATAATTTCTCCTGGACAAACTAAACAATCTAAAAATTGtctgtattattttcatttctatgtGTATTTAACATCAATAAGAAAAATACTATCAATACACTAAGAAAAACgaccaagttgtgttacttacgtagccattccttcagtaaaagcagagccatagttttctctatcactctgagTAGAGGTACTTCCACACGCCAACATTCTGCCTTGGTGGttatctgtgtgagagggattaacgttagcagctagcagaaccaTAAGGTTGGTTCATAAGGTTAGGTTACTAGCGAGTGCTAATGTTAGCCTTTAAGCCAATTTGACTCAACAGTATTCACTAACTTCACATTAAAATGGGAAacagtgataaaacacacacaaaatacctttCCTTAACATCTATCATGATAGTCATGCATTACCGAAGGCGTTTGAACACCGTTTAAAAATATTCATAGCTAACATAGGCTACGTTGCTAGCGAATGCTAATGTCAGCCTATTATGCCAACAATTTGACTCAGTTAACAGTATTCAATATTTACAAACCCGAATTTCGACAAATTGCAACTATACCTTACCTCATGCATTACTGAAGGCATTTGAACACCGTTTCAAAATATCTGAATATAGCTAACATGACATGGGCTACGTAGCTAGCGAATGCTAATATGTTAGCCTTTAAGCGAACAATTCGATTCCGTTAACAGTATTCAACATTTACAAACTGAATTTCGATAAATTGCAACTACATCTTACCTCTGAATAGCGTTGCCTCCTGTTCCATAAAGATCATGCCAGCACCACAGCACGTTTCCCCACACCAAGCTCCTCTGCTGAAAACTGCTCCTCCATTACTTTGAGTGAGACGAAAAAATAACGGTTGCTCCCGTATGTACGGAGCCCCTAAAGTGACCTGATGAAACTTTTATCTTTCAGGTGCGCACGTAAAACTTTCACGTGCGCACGTAAAACATTCTCGTGCGCACCTAAAACTTTCTCGTGAGCACGTGAAAAGTTTTACGTGCGCACCTGAAAGTTTTACGTGCGCACCTGAAAGTTTCGCACCTAaaatcttttactgtctatgggaaGAAATCGGTAGACTCATGTACCATTCGCGTTTGCAGTATGGCAGAAGGAGGGCAGGATCAGGAGCTGTTGGTTGACTTTCTTAGAGGAAGACAAATATCTGAAAGTGTAATTAAGCATCTGCAAGATGATAAGGTGAAGATAAACGTTCAACTTTGGTAGCAGCTAGCCTTAAGCAACAAAAAGTTAACTTTCGATTCACAAAGTAGCCTATACGGGctattgtaggctaggctataggctattgcTAGTCTTGGCTCTGTCTGTTTACATTAGCCTAGTTGTTCTGCTAGGTTTCTTAGGTTAAATTACAGTAGTCTTTTAGGCTAAGGTATGATGTGTTATTAGGTTTTTCTTTAGGCTAAGATATGTGCTTTTGCATTGCAGATCGACATCACCGTCATAGATGTAATGACAGATGAGGAGTTAGCCAAATATATCATCAGCTATGGGGATCGGCTTGCTCTGAGGGCATTTTGTCGGCAGCAAGCTATGAGGACGCATAGAGGAGATATGACAGAGTCTCAGTCTACTCTTATGCAGAGGGTTAGGGACAGGTTAAGCGAGCAACGCAAACGTCCCGCCAACAAAAACGCGCGGACAGCAGAGGCCCACCGCCCAGGAAATCAGTTTGCAGCAAAAGAGACACGTCGGGTCGAAATGGGATGGCTCCATTTTTCACTTGAAGAGAACACATTCCGTCAAGTTCGCACAAGAAACGGGGGTGGGACACGAAGCCTGACTGTGCAGAAGTGTGTGAGGATGGTCGAGCTGTTGGAGATAGGGAAATCTTTATTTTTCCCCAATGGACGTTCATCAAAAGGAGCAATGGAAAACTTTGACTTTGATATTCGCGATTACAGTCATAACATATTGGAATATGACATCACGGTGGGGCAACTGTATGAGCAGACCAAGCTGAGAATGGTTCGTATCTACACCACCACCAAGGCAAAGAATCATCTCGAGAGATCAGATTCGTCAGACGCCGAAGCCTCAAATGAAATGCAGGTAGGCTAATTTAGGGTACGTTTATCCACATGTTTGGTGTCTGTACATAGTATTAATTGGGTTAACAAGCTACGTTTCATTTTGAATGCTAATGTCTACTCTGCTTATAAATGCATTGTTCGAATTACAGGGGATAGGCTACTAGAAGTAGGCTAGGATAATTTTACTATTCAAAATAAAACGACAGGCCTAATACGATTTCACTTTCCATGTCCTTAATGAGCCTTCTTATATAAACATCGCTGAACGCGCTGACTGGGAGTCAGTCAACTAGTAGACGCACACCCTCGCAtctatttctttccttttttttgtctacGCTTTATTCAATGCAGTGCTATTTGTGATTTTCATAAAGTGCTATAATAgtaatacactgctcaaaaaataaagggaacactggttcatgagtatagcatcaagtcagtcacacttgtgggatattgatctggccagttatgtatcaggttgacctgctttgatgtcaacgaaatttactacaggtgtaggcctactagagggccaactgtgagacaaCCCCCAAAACAGAACTGggtttttacaggtggtggcaactggtaatttttcccatcttcatccttcttgactgatttttcactagttttgcatttggatagggtcagtgtcagtgttaatactggtagcataagccagtatctggagcctacagaaaTTGCACAGGGttctccaactcctccagaatggcacaccaatactttcCTTTGCcaaaaagattgctgtgtcttccactgcagtctcaagagcatggaagagattccaggaggcctgagggcccgatggcctctagaggcacctgtgctcactgccctgttctgtgaatccctccaagggtatgcctccccagaccattaccgacccaccaccaaaccggtcatgctgaatgatgttgcaggcagcataacgttctccacgacatctccacaccctttcatgtctgtcacatgtgctcagggggaacctgctctcatctgtgaaaaaCACAGGGCACTAGTGTAAGACCTgccaatattgcattctatggcaaatgtcaattgagctccaccatgctgggcagtgagcacaggtccctctagaggccatcgggcccaCAGGCCAacttcatgaagtctgtttctggcagtgtggccagagacattcacaccagtgacctgctagaggtcattctgtaaggTCATTCTGTTTGCCAATctgaaggagttggactaccatgtgcaacctctgtaggctccagatactggcttatgctaccagtgataacactgaccctatccaaatgcaaaactagtgaaaaatcagtcaagaaggatgaagatgggaaaaatgaccagttgccaccacctgtaaaaaacagtcctgttttgggggtcgtctcacagttggccctctagtacacctgtagaaaatgtagttgacatcaaagcaggtcaacctgattcacaaccacctctgttacataactggtcAGATCAATgatgacttgatgctatactcctatgaaccagtgttccctttatttttttgagcagtgtagtagGGTATCAAAGCAAAGTACACAGTCATCACTCATCACCAATGTGCGTCTCCAATGAGAAATGTTATTCATTAGCCTTAGTCTTCAATTTTAGCTTATGTTTGTAGTAGACCAGCCTATTAGATTAAACATTCAAAAGACTTTAATCTACTCAGGAGAGGCAGTAGGGGCAAAAAAAGTACTGTATTGATGCTTGTGGCTTGTGCCACTTGCCAGCTGTCCTGTACACTGTCCCATGCCCCATCATCAACTGTCTGTCCCACGTCGCTCATCTACTGTCCAGAGTGCTGTCCTGCACCACTTGTCTGCTGTCCCATGACACAGTTTGCCAATTGTTAAAAACCTAACTCAGAATTAACCCATGGGACAGTGGTAAGTAAGTCAAGACAATCCGGGTGGCACAGGACAGTGCATGAGTAGGCCAGTAACATGGAACAGTGCACAAGGCAGGCTGCTGGACACACCAAGAGTTGATGAGTGGCACAGGACAGGTTACATGCCAGTTGGTCAGCGGCACAAgccaccagcaacagtacaTTACAGTTATTGCTCCTACTGCTGTGAGGGGATATATGTTTAGGAGCAAGTTGGTTTAATCACACTAATGCAAAAATAAACACGTGGCTTTGGTTGGATTATGCAAATACATAGATAAGATAATAATTATATGTTTGTTTTCTATcaacagagaggagaaacaaCTAGCCAACCAAGACCAGAAACTACTACAATCAGTAACACTGAGGTCCTGCATCCACCATCTTCCAGTGATGTTGGGAGTCATACTGACTGTTTGATGTCTATGTCAACTCAAGAAAGTGATCAAGTGTTAAGCTACGAGTCAGATATGGCCTTTGCCATTGAAGCATCTCTTGAGGACTTTGACTATGAAGTACAGTTTAGCCCAGCTTTTGGACATGATGGTGGTGATCAAGACACAACCCTTCCCTGGAATCCACATAGCTTGAACAGCATTCAGGTATAGTAGAAATGTTACTACAATTAATGATTAAAGTAAATATCTTTTCAATTCAGGACTTTCTCTTTGAAATGTACCAAAACAGTCACACATTGTCATCCTACATTGTGTCACCCCAAGATCATGTTTTAATTGTTATTGCTTTTTGATccaaacattttaaaatatatatatatatatcttttatATATTATTGTAATACAGAACAGAAAGGCAGAAAATCACAACAGAATCACCATTATTGCACACAGCAGTAAAATTAAGTATTAAATATGTTAACATTTCAAGTGTAGGTAACCCCAGGTAACCCAAGAAACCTACACATACTGTGTGTATTGGTTAGAAATGGTTGTTTCACTCATGCAATTTGCAATGTGAGTACAACTACAGCCGCTAGGGGGGCAGCATAAGACAGACCTCTCTAATCAGAGTCATATAAGCTTAAGTCATGGTACCAAGGGTGCTGTGTTGTGTCAAAGAGTGGTAGGGACATCAAATAGGTGCTCAAATGGGTCTTGCTTGGCCAGTGCATCACCTTTATCTTCAGCATCATCAAAAAGGCAGCTGTCATCTTAGTTAGGGTTATAGTCTTAGAAGCTGAAGATAAAGATGATGGACTGTCGAAATATTACAGGACGACGCGGGTTACAAAAgcaattgtgttttgtaattAACTGATTGATAATCACACCtaattgccttttttttttaaatcttttattTTAGCACTCTACACTGAATGACGGATCTGTGTCATCGATCAGCCATCCAGCATCACCAGACCATAATGAATTCCTTCTTGTGACATTAAGACGGGTAAACATAGTTGAAGATATGCTTAATCTCTTCATGCAACCAAACGTACTGAATGCTGATCTAAAAATTGAGTTTGCAAATGAAAAAGCTTTGGACAGTGATGGTGTCTCCAGAGAAGCATACTCTGCATTCTGGGAACATTTTTTGGAGCAGTGCGAGGGGGAAGATGAGCGAGTGCCTAGACTACGGCCAGACTATTGTGAGAGGAAGTGGCAAGCTCTTGGAAGGCTGTGGTTGAAAGGGTACCAGGACCACAAAATTATACCAATCAGATTGTCGCCTGCTTTTATTCTTGCCTGTTGTCAAGGACTCGATTCTGTGGATGAGGAACTTTTGATGGTGTCATTTGCCAGATTTCTTTCAGAGAATGAGCGTGCATCGCTTGAAAAAGCACTACAGGGCAACACTGATGAAACTGTTGAGGAGGACCTAATGGACATCTTCTCAAGAATGGGCTCACATTGCGTGCCCCCTAAAGACAGCTTACGAGCTGCCATTCTAACAATTGCACACAAAGCTCTTCTTCAAGAGCCAAAGTTTATAATTGACTGTTTCCACTCAAGCATTCACAATGTGCCAGCACTTAAAACAAAGAACAGTGTGATGGAGCTCTATGAATCCAAAAGGCCAACGAACAAGAAGGTGGCCCAGATGATTAAGCCATCCTGTGAAAGCCTTACTTCCCAAGAGCAGACAGCCCTTAACCACCTGCTTCGGTACGTAAGAAGCCTTGATCAAAGAAAGCTGGAGACCTTCTTGCGGTTCTGTACAGGATCCACTGTGCTGTGCAAAAACACAATTGAGATAACCTTTAATAAACTGTCTGGTTTGAGTCGAAGGCctgttgcacacacatgtggtgCAGTGCTTGAATTGCCATGCACCTACAGTTCATACCCTGAGTTTCGTCAAGAGTTTGATAATGTCCTGTGTGGTGATTGCTTCACGATGGATATTGTGTAAGCAGCCTATTGTTTTGAGGTGTAATTGCCATTTGTATGAAATAGGGGTTTAACTGTTTTACATTTAAAGCACTTGTGTTTTTTATTCATGTGTTACAACTCATTTAAGAGATTGTAAGAAGAGAAGATGAAATCAGATTGattgatgaaaacaaaacatttcttaCTGATACTTTTACATTTTTGATTGTTATTTGCTGTAACCAAATGTTAACATATGAGGTTCCTAATGATTTTAATGAGTAAATTAATGATATTGGTTTAAAAGCTTGGATCTCATAGCTGAACATGGTGTTTGTTTTACAAAGTTAAATTATAAATGGTTACCCATGTCTGTCTTTGTTGAGGCTTCATGGTCACTATAGTGTCATATACTGTGAAAATAATAACATTACTCAGATTCGGTTCCTTTTTCAGGTTTTCCttgtttttctttattgaaTTTGCTTTTGTATGGCAAAAAAAATGCACTTAAGTTTAACATGAATTAAAAGTTAATTAGTGATCTTCAGGAAAGTTGGATCTCTTAGCTGAACATAAATTTAGTTTTACATACAGTTTCAAATGGCTACtcatgtctgtttctgtttaaGCCTTATCAATATTACTGTGAACAGTATCAGATTGTTCCTTTTTTCAGGTTTTGCCTGGTGTTACTTTATTGTGGTTACAACTTTTGTGAAAATAAAGTATGGTGGACTGCAGATGAATTGTTTAATCACTGATCATGTGTTAGAGACAAACAGTTCATCTGAAATTAAAGAGCTGATCTTAAGCTATTCCTTAAATGCAGGTACAAATCCAGTGCTTGATAAGCATCATTTGGAAGATGCAGCTGTGACTCTGCCATCAGAAAGTTACAGATGTTGTAGATGTCTGCGTCACATGGCACTGCGGGTCGAAATGTGCAATCATTTCGACACAACTGTGCATCGGCTATATCCACTGGTGAAATGCAGTCGTCACTCCTGTAGAGTTCTGGGAACATGTACATGATTCGGGGTCGACCACTGGGTACCTGGTCATTCTTTGATGGTCTGATAAGATGTGAATCCCACACATCAGTGGTTTCATCTAATTCGTCCTATAGGAAAAAATATAATGCAGAATAAGGCAACAAACGTGTTTTTAGTGGTTTGCAAGTAGGCTAAACTATGCGTAGTCAATAGATAGAGGCTTCAAAGAAATTAGGTTGAAATACCTGTAATAGCTTTTGAAGACAATACATTAATTTCATCATACAAAAGTTACACTTTACATGTAAAAACGTGTGTAGTATATGGCATATTCATgtatgaagttgtgtgtgtgtgtgtgtgtgtgtgtgtgtgtgtgtgtgtgtgtgtgtgtgtgtgtgtgtgtgtgtgtgtgtgtgtgtgcaggcgcgtAGGaggggggtcgggacacccgcaatgttggaccccctcccgaaagaaaaacgctgaaaagtacagatgttgttgatttgttaggctcaattatatcctcctgagttacggccccataactgtagctatcagtgcgcatcggaggtctttcacattgtgttttaagaatgtttcccgaaacgaagcccgtctcaataatgcagcatgcagcacttcctcaccttcaGTGTCTGAAAGCTGCTAGGCTACTCTCGCAGTCCATATATTTAGTCtacggccttctttcattcttttcgaaatagttaagaggataTTGTGGGatattgtgggtgaatacagtagtctacgatagcctaTAAGTTTTGGCCGTATACAGACGGCTGTCAATTTTTAAATGTATAggcacttgcgaaatcggacgtggcacattacctaattagctgcttacctggatttagcaagtccatacactttgttcatcctattatatgcttttaaaatgatatgtataacaatttgcctcttattataatctagacactgtcacgacgcacatatagcataaggttacgggcggatgagCAACCGCAttgaaggcctcggttgacttaagataaacgggcagaatgcctgtttacaaactacgtcaaacatgcagtaatctaacaaatgaaaaagCACAAATCAATTATGAATAGGctacacactgtattgtgtcacaaattaagcaatgagttcgtggccacctagcgcgcaacttacgcgctgaggtgaagcccctactaattaacacaaagcttcataatgcacaaacaaccccccccccccccccccccccccccaaagttgTCCATAAGTGTCCATAAGTACAAACAATAACCATAAGTATCCGACAGTCcaaaacgacaacgagatctcccagacacgaaaaacaatgtttatctcacagtttgttgagtagcctataggATATAGACTATagtcgttccaacactgatgtgcaacgcaatctcagctttcgcgttcgTTAGCTGTATGTATTCCAATGACaaaaatccacaaggaaatggtcacggcaatgcagcatagcctacaggaatcttctaaccacgtaactttgttgagctggctgcatatacaggtaacaatagccacagcgcGCTCTCCCTGCGTCTCCATTTAAAGTAATATAAAGGCAAACCCATTCAAtgtgcccaaaacgcgcatccatctgtcagctgacataacatttacttagatggcatatgaaaagtcaagaagaagaaacatattttcatttaagcaacgtttatgcaaccatgtaaagggAAGCATCGGGGGAGTCAGTTTACGTTGTCCTACAGACatagctgtgtgcgttttcagggaagaaatgtgttctgaatagcctatgtgcagatgttcttcccagttccaaaataggttaagaaaaagactgaaatactttcaaagcggcatcttacaaagggccattaaaacttcagcaataggtTTTTATCTCTTgtgtgacttataattcgcccccctttatttattaatataaaaacaATTCGGCACGCGCTCCGCGCGCGGAACAGACCTatgtcccccccaatgcttacttcgttcctacgcgcctgtgtgtgtgtgtgtgtgtgtgtgtgtgtgtgtgtgtgtgtgtgtgtgtgtgtgtgtattaagtaggctatatattatACTTCTTACGACAAACTGAAACCCTCGGTATCTGCATTAATGGCTGCATTGATGGGTTTTCACAGAAAATAATTTGGATGAATGCATACCTACTACCAGCAGTGACCCCAAAATCATTAGTTGCGTATGGGATTACATGAAGTGCCTTAGCCTACCTGAATGATTCCCATGAAGCAGAACTGAATGACATTTTTGTCCAAGTATGTACCACTGAACAAGCCATGGTTCTTCAGGTCAGTGAAGAGGGAGATGTAGAACTCCATAGATTCCCTTCTGAGGAAGCCCCACCAACTCTCTATACGCTGATTCGCTGTGCTTGCCCCCTCGATGTAGCGGTCAATCCCAGAGCCGTCCTGAATGTTGCGACAGAGAAAACGCTGAAAGTCTCTGATTTTTACATTCTCTGTGCCCCGGTCAGTCCTGACAATCCTTGGACAACCACCTACTTTCTGTACTGACTCCATATAGTAGCCTCCAATGATTTTGGGGTCACTGCTGGTAGTATATGCATTCATCCAAATTATTTTCCGTGAAAATCCATCAATGCAGCCATTAATGCAGATACCGAAGGGTTTCAGTTTATCGTAAGAGTCAACATGCCAAATATAATTGGGCCCTTTGGCAAAATAGCTCCGCCGATGGAGCCGTCTCCTTCGTCTGAATTCAACACCGCCTGGGTCAAGTTCTTTAAGGATTAACCTTACCTCTTCCTTCTTCACATGCAGTCCATACTCTCTGCATTTTGTGTACATCCACCTATAACCACATAGCTGGCCAGATGACTGTAACTGCTCTTGAATGAAACGTACCACTTGATCCAAAGAGCTGTATCCCTTACGCCGAAAAAGACCACAATATTTCAAAATTCGTTTCAGATGTCTTTCTGATAAAATATAACCATGGCGACTTGCAAGTAATGCAACAATGTCTTTGTAATTAAGCCCTAACTCAAAATAAAGCCGCACCAATTCATGTACCGCCATATTTACATTGTTGTTCTACCTGACATATCGCAAACCAGTAATTGGTCTAATTTCAGGTGCGCACCTAAAACTTTTCAGGTGCGCACGTAAAACTTTTAGGTGCTCACCTAAAACTTTTCAGGTGCGCACGTAAAACTTTCAGGTGCGCACGTAAAACTTTCAGGTGCGCACGAGAAAGTTTCACGTGCTCACGAAAAAGTTTTAGGTGCGCACGTGAAAGTTTTAGGTGCGCACGTGAAAGTTTTACGTGCGCACCTGAAAGATAAAAGTTTTTCAGGTCCCTTTAGGGGCTCCGTACGTATGGAATGAAATTACTGAAAAAACgtttgtatgcctgtagattatagtttgtactcgtagaaatgttttgtactcgtacaaaaaaaatgtg
Encoded here:
- the LOC134076206 gene encoding uncharacterized protein LOC134076206 codes for the protein MLNLFMQPNVLNADLKIEFANEKALDSDGVSREAYSAFWEHFLEQCEGEDERVPRLRPDYCERKWQALGRLWLKGYQDHKIIPIRLSPAFILACCQGLDSVDEELLMVSFARFLSENERASLEKALQGNTDETVEEDLMDIFSRMGSHCVPPKDSLRAAILTIAHKALLQEPKFIIDCFHSSIHNVPALKTKNSVMELYESKRPTNKKVAQMIKPSCESLTSQEQTALNHLLRYVRSLDQRKLETFLRFCTGSTVLCKNTIEITFNKLSGLSRRPVAHTCGAVLELPCTYSSYPEFRQEFDNVLCGDCFTMDIV